In the Helianthus annuus cultivar XRQ/B chromosome 11, HanXRQr2.0-SUNRISE, whole genome shotgun sequence genome, one interval contains:
- the LOC110887608 gene encoding uncharacterized protein LOC110887608, whose amino-acid sequence MPPRRSVNNRRNENNDIPIETLIANAVNTAIAGLVPNLLQQLQQNNNNGPPGCNNNNGPQGGNNNNVPQGGNANPPVAIHDWLDRFQKLKPKSFSTAAAPVEAENWIAHIEKNFEVLGVNDEFKVRLASYKLEDDAHRWWKTLKNARGGDNYAATLPWNEFHTLFYQQYFTDADRSEYLREYSSIMQGGDEPIMEFKTRFCRLVNFLGPTAGTQEQQTNTFKWAICDRDRKFILNLRFTYINEIVDAVKNLVNDKKHRQRTLDDNRKRPREDNQSNSSFQGGNDQSRDRRHRSDRNYDNQIQQDKQNLPQYRNPPCATCGKPHSGVCRRAERLCFNCGDAGHLVKECPKFNPRANTRGNSRLATNDTANTPGMIFG is encoded by the coding sequence ATGCCTCCTAGAAGAAGTGTGAACAACCGTCGTAACGAGAATAACGACATCCCTATTGAGACCCTCATTGCTAACGCTGTCAATACGGCTATCGCGGGTTTGGTTCCTAACTTGTTGCAACAGCTTCAGCAAAATAACAACAACGGACCACCAGGATGTAATAACAACAACGGACCACAAGGGGGTAATAACAACAACGTCCCTCAAGGCGGAAATGCTAACCCTCCTGTTGCCATTCATGATTGGCTAGATCGCTTCCAAAAGTTAAAGCCAAAATCGTTTAGTACCGCTGCTGCTCCCGTCGAGGCGGAAAACTGGATTGCTCATATCGAGAAAAATTTTGAAGTGTTGGGTGTGAATGACGAATTCAAAGTCAGGCTTGCTAGTTACAAATTGGAGGACGATGCTCATAGGTGGTGGAAGACTTTGAAGAATGCTCGTGGAGGAGATAATTATGCAGCCACACTTCCTTGGAATGAGTTTCATACATTGTTCTATCAGCAGTATTTCACTGATGCTGATCGTAGTGAATATCTAAGAGAGTATTCCTCTATCATGCAGGGGGGCGATGAGCCTATCATGGAGTTTAAAACTCGTTTCTGTCGTTTGGTCAATTTTCTGGGTCCGACTGCAGGTACGCAAGAGCAGCAAACCAACACTTTCAAATGGGCTATATGTGACCGTGATAGGAAGTTTATTCTGAATCTTCGTTTCACTTATATTAATGAGATTGTTGATGCGGTAAAAAACTTGGTTAATGATAAGAAGCATCGCCAGAGGACGTTGGATGATAATCGTAAGCGACCAAGGGAAGATAACCAGAGTAATTCTTCTTTTCAAGGTGGCAATGATCAATCTCGAGACCGTAGGCACCGTTCTGACAGGAATTACGACAATCAGATACAGCAAGATAAACAAAACCTGCCACAATATCGTAACCCTCCTTGTGCCACTTGTGGGAAACCACATAGCGGGGTTTGTCGCCGAGCGGAACGTctctgtttcaattgtggagatgcAGGTCACCTGGTTAAAGAGTGCCCTAAGTTCAACCCTAGAGCTAATACTAGGGGAAATTCCAGACTTGCTACTAATGATACAGCTAATACCCCAGGTATGATTTTCGGTTAA